A stretch of Rhododendron vialii isolate Sample 1 chromosome 4a, ASM3025357v1 DNA encodes these proteins:
- the LOC131324278 gene encoding FCS-Like Zinc finger 8-like, translating into MAEHGSIQSPKDKYQRPISSIFSSPRLINAFASKGLIDTEAVLSPTSILDAKPFSGSRNPFSPKSPKPEIRTHWEKLDSRKVGLGILDALIDEKPDQVSEPENRVVLFASQLKIKIPPLLLSLGESPRSPADFGIKTRNSQLALFSSGVEKKSPFGSASSGLENPFSPRVLSASEMELSEEYTRVVSYGPNPRTTHIFDDCVVESCCGVVGFSDRFKGDGFCGDRSMSYPSENFLSFCYSCKKNLGQGNDIYMYRGEKAFCSSECRYKEMMLDEKMENFQSDDVYGVSL; encoded by the exons ATGGCGGAACATGGCTCTATACAATCACCAAAGGACAAATACCAAAGACCCATTTCATCGATTTTCAGTTCTCCAAGGCTCATCAATGCTTTTGCATCAAAGGGTTTGATTGACACTGAAGCTGTATTAAGCCCAACTTCAATTCTTGATGCAAAACCCTTCTCTGGTTCAAGAAACCCATTTTCCCCCAAATCCCCAAAACCCGAAATCAGAACCCACTGGGAGAAATTGGATTCAAGAAAGGTTGGTTTGGGCATTCTTGATGCTCTGATTGATGAAAAACCCGACCAGGTCTCCGAACCTGAGAACCGAGTGGTTCTGTTTGCATCCCAACTGAAGATCAAAATCCCTCCCCTTCTTCTTTCCCTTGGTGAATCTCCGAGATCACCGGCCGATTTTGGGATCAAAACCCGGAATTCTCAGTTGGCTTTGTTTTCTTCTGGGGTGGAGAAGAAATCCCCATTTGGGTCTGCGAGTTCCGGCTTGGAAAACCCATTTTCGCCGCGGGTTCTCTCTGCTAGTGAAATGGAGCTTTCGGAGGAGTATACTCGGGTGGTTTCATATGGCCCAAATCCGAGGACGACCCATATTTTCGATGATTGTGTTGTTGAGAGTTGCTGTGGGGTTGTTGGGTTTTCTGATAGATTTAAGGGAGATGGGTTTTGTGGTGATCGGTCAATGAGCTATCCATCAGAGAATTTTCTTAGCTTTTGTTACAGCTGCAAGAAGAATCTTGGGCAAGGAAATGACATCTACATGTACAG AGGTGAGAAAGCTTTCTGCAGCAGTGAATGCCGGTACAAGGAGATGATGTTGGACGAGAAAATGGAGAACTTCCAGTCTGATGATGTTTATGGGGTCTCCCTTTGA